The Streptomyces sp. ALI-76-A nucleotide sequence CGACCAGCAAGGAGATCAGCCACCAGGAGCGGGGCGCGGTGAGGCGTTCTTCGTACGGGGCGGCGGAGAGCTGCATGAAACCAAGCTTGGCACGGTCTCCGGGCCACCCCTCCGCCAGGGCGGCCGGCGTGCGGCGCGGCCGAGGTCGGCACTGTGGGCCTGCGGCGCTGTCCGGTGGGGCGGTGGTGGGTGACGGGTGGTGGAGGGCGTCGGCGTGGAGCGCTGTCCGGTGGGGCGGTGATGGGGGACGGGTGGGCGGGTAAGGTCTGCGGCTGTGAGTCGTACTTCCGCCGCTGTAGAGCCGCCCGCAGACGCCGTGAGACCGGTGCGTCATCCTGACGCTCCCGCGCCCGGTGAGCTGCTCGGCGCGCACTACGGTCAGTGTTTCGGCTGTGGTGGCGAGCAGCCTCATGGGCTGCACCTCCAGACGCGGGCCGGCGAGGGGGTGAGGGTCACCGCCGAGTTCACCGTGCGGCCCGCCCACCAGGGTGCGCCGGGCCTCGCGCACGGCGGGGTGCTGGCGACCGCGCTCGACGAGACCCTCGGCTCGCTGAACTGGCTGCTGCGGACGATCGCGGTGACCGGACGGCTGGAGACGGACTTCGTGCGGCCCGTTCCGGTGGACACCGTGCTGTACCTGGAGGCCGAGGTGACGGCCGTGGCGGGGCGGAAGATCTACTCCACCGCCACCGGCCGGATCGGCGGCCCCGACGGGCCCGTCGCCGTCCGTGCCGAGGCGCTCTTCGTCGAGGTGAAGGTCGACCACTTCATCGAGAACGGCCGCCCGGAGGAGATCCGGGCCGCCATGGACGACCCGGACCAGGCCCGGCGGGCCCGTGCCTTCGAGGTGAACCCGTGAGCCGTGACCCCCTGAACGTGCTGATCCGGCGCGTCGATCCGGACGTACCGCTTCCGGCGTACGCGCATCCCGGTGACGCGGGCGCCGATCTGCGCACCACCGAGAGCCGCGTGCTGGAGCCGGGCGAGCGGGCCGTGTTGCCCACGGGAGTGTCTGTGGCGCTCCCGGAGGGGTACGCGGCCTTCGTGCACCCGCGTTCCGGTCTCGCCGCCCGCTGCGGTGTCGCTCTCGTGAATGCCCCCGGGACGGTTGATGCCGGGTACCGTGGGGAGATCAAGGTGATCGTGGTGAATCTCGACCCGCGCGAGTCCGTGCGGTTCGAGCGCTTCGACCGGATTGCCCAACTGGTCGTCCAGCAGGTCGAGAAGGTCCGCTTCCAGGAGGTCGCGGAGCTTCCCGACTCGGCGCGGGCCGAGGGGGGCTTCGGGTCCACCGGCGGCCATGCCTCCGTGGACGACGGGGGCGGCACAAGCGGTCATGCCGCCGCGGGCGGCGCGACGGGTGGGAATCGATACGCTTCGGTCGTATCCGACCGGGAAGGACAGTGACGTGTTCGGACGTCGCAAGAAGAAGGGTGCCGCCGAGGACGCGGCCGGCGAGGCCGAGCAGGTCGTCGACAGTGTCGACACTGAGGCGGACGAGGAAGAGGGCACACGCGAGCGCGTGAGGCTCGAGCCGGAGCCGCGGCCGGACGGGCCGTGGGACAGCTCCGAGGTCCGTGACCCGGCCGAGGGCCGGGTGGACCTGGGCGGTCTGTTCGTGCCGGGCGTCGACGGCATGGAGCTGCGGGTGGAGGTCGCGGGTGACGCGATCGTCGCGGCGACCGTCGTGCTGCGGGACAGTGCCATCCAGTTGCAGGCCTTCGCCGCGCCCAAGCGCGAGGGCATCTGGGGCGAGGTGCGCGAGGAGATCGGTTCCGGCATCACCCAGCAGGGCGGCATCATCGACGAGGTCGAGGGTCCGCTGGGCTGGGAGCTGCGCGCCCAGGTGCCGGTGCAGCTGCCGGACGGCACGGGCGGTTTCCAGGTGGTGCGGTTCGTGGGTGTGGACGGCCCCCGCTGGTTCCTGCGCGGTGTGATCTCGGGTCAGGGTGCGGTGCAGCCGCAGGCGGCCGGGCTGCTGGAGCAGATCTTCCGGGACACCGTCGTGGTGCGCGGGGACGGCCCGATGGCGCCCCGCGACCCGATCGTCCTGAAGCTGCCGAACGACGCGCAGATGGTTCCCGAGAACGTCCAGCAGCAGGAGGAGGGTTCCCGCTTCGGCGGGGGCATGGGGCAGTTGCAGCGTGGTCCGGAGATCACCGAAGTGCGGTAGGACGAACGCCAGGAGGGCCGTGTCCCCGGTGGGGGATGCGGCCCTTTTCCGCGCGCGGAGTCTTGACGGGTGATTGGTCTGTACCTACGGTTGCCGGTCAACGCCTGAGTTCATGAGGGCGCTCCATGTTCACATACGAGAACGGAGCCGCTGTGCGTCGTACCGCATTCCTTGTGATCGTCACCGCCCTCGTCCTGGGGGTCCTCGCGCCCTCGGCCGACCGACGGGCCGAGGCCGCCCCGGCGGCCTTCGTCCATCCCGGAGTCACCGTCTCCCGGAGCCAGTTGGACTTCGCCCGCACCAAGGTCGACGCCGGGGCCCAGCCCTGGAAGGGCGCGTTCGACCGGATGCTGGCGAGCAGATACGCCGATCTGAACCGCCCGCCCAGGCCGCGCGCGACCGTCGAGTGCGGCTCGTACTCGAACCCGGACAACGGCTGCACGGACGAGCGTGAGGACGCCCTCGCCGCGTACGCCGACGCGCTCGCCTGGTACGTCACCCGGGACGAGCGGTACGCCAGGAAGGCCATCGAGCTGATGGACGCCTGGTCCGCCGTGATCAAGGACCACACCAACAGCAACGCGCCCCTGCAGACCGGCTGGGCCGGCTCCTCCTGGCCCAGGGCCGCCGAGATCATCCGGTACACGTACCCCGGCAGCTGGGCGAACTCGGGCCGCTTCGCGACCATGCTCCGGAACGTCTACCTGCCCGAGGTCGTCAACGGCTCGCACTCCAACGGCAACTGGGAGTTGTCGATGATGGAGGCCGCCGTCGGCATCTCCGTCTTCCTGGAGGACAAGGCGTCGTACGACAAGGCCATGGCGAAGTTCCGCACCCGTACGGCCGCCTTCGTCTATCTCGCCTCCGACGGGGAGCTGCCGAAGACCGTGCCGAGTCAGAACCTGGACACCCGGGACAAGGTCGTCAGGTACTGGCAGGGGCAGTCCACCTTCGTCACCGGGCTCACCCAGGAGACCTGCCGCGACCTCACGCACACCGGGTACGGCATCTCCGCCATCTCCCATGTCGCCGAGACCGGCCGGATCCAGGGGCAGGACCTCTACGGCACCGATGTCGGTGAGCGGCTGCGGCAGGCGCTCGGTTTCCAGGCCAGGTACGAACTGGGCGCGGCCGTGCCGAGCTGGCTGTGCGGCGGCTCGCTGCACCTCGGGCTCGGTCCCGTCACCGAGGTCGGTCACAATGCCCTGAGCCATCGACTTGGCATGCCCATGACGAACAACCGGGCGCTGACCGAGCGCAACCGTCCGGCCGGCAGCAACAACCTCTTCGTGGCCTGGGAGACCCTCACCCACGGGGGCAACCCGAACTGAACGCCGCTGTGCCGGGTGCCGGCCGGTCAGACCGGCACCCGGGCGGCCTGGATGTCGTGGCGGCACGTCCGGGCGTCAGGGTTGTGTCAAAGACGGTCCCCGGGCGGCGCCCGGACCCCTGTGTCGCGATCATTGGCCGTAGGGTCGACGCTGCGTAGGCGGCAGTGACCGGAAGACAATGAGGCCATGGGACGCGGCAAGCTTCGGATCTACCTCGGTGCGGCACCGGGCGTCGGCAAGACGTACGCGATGCTGTCCGAGGCGCACCGGCGGGTCGAGCGGGGCACGGACTGCGCGGTGGCCTTCGTCGAACATCACGGCCGGCCGCGTACCGAGGTGATGCTGCACGGACTGGAGCAGGTCCCGCGCCGGGAGCTGGAGTACCGGGGCGCCCTGTTCACCGAGATGGACGTCGACGCGGTCCTGCGGCGGGCGCCCGCCGTCGCCCTGGTGGACGAGCTCGCCCACACCAATGTCCCCGGCTCGCGCCATGCCAAGCGGTGGCAGGACGTGGAGGAACTGCTGACGGCCGGGATCGACGTGGTGTCGACGGTCAACATCCAGCACCTGGAATCGCTGGGCGACGTGGTCGAGGCGATCACCGGGGTGCGGCAGCGGGAGACCGTGCCGGACGAGGTGGTGCGCCGGGCCGACCAGATCGAGCTGGTCGACATGTCGCCCCAGGCGCTGCGACGCCGGATGGCGCACGGGAACATCCACCTGCCCGACAAGGTGGACGCGGCGCTGTCGAACTACTTCCGGCCGGGCAACCTGACGGCGCTGCGGGAGCTGGCGCTGCTGTGGGTGGCCGACCGGGTCGACGCCCACCTCAAGCAGTACCGCAGCGAGCACCGGGTCTCCAGGATCTGGGGTTCGCGGGAGCGGATCGTGGTGGGACTGACCGGCGGTCCGGAGGGGCGGACGCTGATCCGGCGGGCCGCACGGCTGGCCGAGAAGGGCGCCGGCGGTGAGGTGCTGGCGGTCTACACAGCCCGCAGCGACGGTCTGACCTCCGCCTCCCCGAAGGAACTGGCCGTGCAGCGCACCCTGGTCGAGGATCTCGGCGGCACCTTCCACCACGTGCTGGGCGACGACATACCGGCCGCGCTGCTGGACTTCGCGCGCGGAGTGAACGCCACCCAGATCGTCCTCGGCTCCTCCCGCCGCAAGACCTGGCAGTACGTCTTCGGACCCGGCGTCGGCACCACCGTGGCCCGGGAGTCGGGTCCCGACCTCGACGTGCACATCGTGACCCACGACGAGGTCGCCAAGGGGCGCGGACTGCCGGTGGCCCGGGGCGCGCGGCTCGGCCGGGCCCGGATCGCCTGGGGCTGGCTGGTCGGTGTGGCCGGCCCGGCGGTCCTGGCGCTCCTGCTCAACACCGTGCACCTCGGCCTCGCCAACGACATGCTGCTGTTCCTCACCGTGACGGTGGCCGCCGCCCTGCTCGGCGGGCTGCTGCCCGCGCTGGCCTCGGCGGCGGTGGGCTCCCTGCTGCTGAACTACTTCTACACACCGCCCCTGCACCACTGGACCATCGCCGACCCGAAGAACATCGTCGCCATCGCGATCTTCGTCGGCGTCGGCGTCTCGGTGTCCTCGGTCGTCGACCTCGCCGCCCGGCGGACGCACCAGGCGGCCCGGCTCGCGCGCCGAGTCGGAGATCCTGTCCTTCCTCGCGGGCAACGTGCTGCGCGGCGAGACCGGCCTGGAGGAACTCCTGGAGCGGGTCCGCGAAACCTTCGGCATGGAGTCGGCGGCCCTGCTGGAACGCGGCGGCGACGTCGACCCATGGACCTGCGCGGCCCGGGTCGGCATCGGGCGGCCGGTGGAGCGGCCGGAGGAGGCGGACGTCGACGTCCCGGTCGGGGACCACATGGCACTCGCGCTGACCGGACGGGTGCTGCCCGCCGAGGACCGCCGGGTCCTGGCCGCCTTCGCCGCCCAGGCCGCCGTCGTCCTGGACCGCAGCCGGCTCCAGGAGGAGGCAGACCGGGCACGGACGCTCGCCGAGGGCAACCGGATCCGCACGGCACTGCTGGCCGCCGTCAGCCATGACCTGCGGACGCCGCTGGCCGGTATCAAGGCGGCCGTCTCCAGCCTGCGGTCCGACGACGTCACCTGGTCCGAGGAGGACCGGTCGGAGCTGCTCGCCGGCATCGAGGAGGGCGCCGACCGGCTCGACCACCTGGTGGGCAACCTGCTCGACATGTCCCGTCTGCAGACCGGCACGGTCACCCCGCTGATCCGGGAGGCCGACCTCGACGAAGTGGTGCCGATGGCACTCGGCGGGGTGCCCGAGGGCAGCGCCGACCTCGACATCCCGGAGACACTGCCCATGGTCGCCGTGGACCCCGGACTGCTGGAGCGGTCGGTGGCCAACCTGGTGGAGAACGCGGTCAAGTACAGCCCGCCAGGTGCGGCCGTCCTGGTGTCCGCCAGCGCCCTCGCCGACCGGGTCGAGGTGCGGGTGGTCGACCGGGGGCCCGGAGTCCCGGACGAGGCCAAGGAGCGCATCTTCGAGCCCTTCCAGCGCTACGGCGACGCCCCGCGCGGAGCGGGTGTGGGGCTGGGCCTCGCCGTGGCGCGCGGTTTCGCCGAGGCCATGGGCGGCACCCTCGACGCCGAGGACACGCCCGGCGGCGGCCTCACCATGGTGCTCACGCTCCGGGCGGCGGGGTCCGGCCCCGGTCGGCCTCCGCAGGTCGTACGACCGGAAAGGCAGGCCCCATGCTGAGCCCGACCGGGGCGACCCCCCGGACCCCCACGAGGGTGCTGGTGGTCGACGACGAGCCGCAGATCGTGCGCGCCCTCGTGATCAACCTCAGGGCGCGCGCGTACGAGGTCGACGCGGCGTACGACGGCGCCACCGCCCTCGGACTGGCCGCCGCCCGCCACCCGGACGTGGTGGTGCTCGACCTGGGCCTGCCCGACATGGACGGTGTCGAGGTGATCCGGGGCCTGCGCGGCTGGACCCGGGTGCCGATCCTGGTGCTGTCCGCCCGGCACTCCTCCGACGAGAAGGTCGAGGCGCTGGACGCGGGCGCCGACGACTACGTCACCAAGCCGTTCGGCATGGACGAGCTGCTGGCCCGGCTGCGCGCCGCGGTCCGCCGCGCCGAGCCCACCGGTGGCGGCGAGGACGAGGGGCTGGTGGAGACCGACGAGTTCACCGTCGACCTCGCCGCGAAGAAGGTCCGGCGGCACGGCAAGGACGTACGGCTGACGCCCACGGAGTGGCATCTGCTGGAGGTGCTGGTGCGCAACACCGGCCGGCTGGTCAGCCAGAAGCAGCTGTTGCGGGAGGTGTGGGGGCCGTCGTACGGGACGGAGACGAACTACCTGCGGGTCTACATGGCCCAGCTGCGCCGGAAGCTGGAGGCGGACCCCTCGCACCCCGCGCACTTCGTCACCGAACCGGGGATGGGGTACCGGTTCGAGCGCTAGCAGCGGAGGGTACGTAGCTGTCGGTGGGCCCCGGTACGCTTCAGACATGAGTGCTGTTCCTCGTTCCGAGAAGCCGGCGGGCCGGTTCCGGCGCATGCTCGGCCGGCTTTCCTCGTCGCAGGAGGACCTCGAGTCCGAGGAGCTGCGGGAGGATTCCGCGACCGCCGGCTGCACACGAATAGGCGACTGCCACGACCGCCAGGTCGTCACGGTTGCTGGTACCTTGCGCACGGTCACCCTGCGTCCGCGCGCGGGCGTCCCGGCCCTGGAGGCCGAGCTGTTCGACGGCTCCGCCGCCCTGGACGTGGTGTGGCTCGGCAGACGCTCCATCGTGGGGATAGAGCCGGGGCGCAAACTGATCGCATCGGGCCGGATCTCGATGAGCCGGGGCCGCCGGGTGCTGTTCAACCCGAAATACGAACTGAGACCCCTCGGTAGGGAGTAGCCGGTGACGTCGCTCGACAAGCCGACCCAGGACGCGCAGCAGGATGCCCGGGCGGTGACGGAGGCCGCGCTGTTCGAGGCGTTCGGCGGCGTACGGGGCATGGTCGAGACGGTGCTGCCCGGCCTGCTGTTCGTCACCATCTACACGATCAACAAGGACCTGCACCTGTCGGCGATCGCCGCGCTCGGCGTGTCACTGCTGCTCGTCGTGGTCCGCCTGGTGACCCGGGACACCGTCAAGCACGCCTTTAGCGGCGTCTTCGGCGTGGCCTTCGGTGTCGTCTTCGCGATGATGACCGGCAACGCCAAGGACTTCTACCTGCCCGGCATGCTCTACACGCTGGGCCTGGGGCTGGCCTACATCATCACCACGCTGTGCGGTGTCCCGCTGATCGGGCTCATCCTCGGCCCCGTCTTCAAGGAGAACCTCTCCTGGCGCACCCGCAACCCGGGTCGCAAGAAGGCCTACGCGAAGGCCAGTTACGCCTGGGGAGCGATCCTGCTCGCCAAGTGCGCCATCCTCTTCCCGCTGTACTGGTGGGCCGACACCACCCAGCTGGGCTGGGTCCTGGTCGCGCTGAAGATCCCGCCGTTCCTGCTGGCCGTGTGGCTGACGTGGGTGTTCCTGGCGAAGGCGCCCGCTCCCATCGACGTGTTCGCGGAGATGGAGGCGGAGGAGAAGGCCGAGGAGGAGCGGAAGGCGGCGGCCGCCGCGGAGCGCGAGGACGCGACGGGCGGACGGCACCGCCGGGAGGCGTAGGTCCCGGCGCCGCCGGATCCCGGCGGTCCCGAAGGCAAGCGGGAAGGGCGCCCCGAGTTGTCGGGGCGCCCTTCCTCGTCACAGCCCGGCACTCAGCCCGGCGCTTCCTCCCGCCGCACCGACAGCAGGTCCTCCAGTTGCTCCTCCCGGGCCTGAGCGGCCACGAAGAGCAGCTCGTCGCCCGCCTCCAGCGAGTCGTCCCGGGTCGGCGTCAGGACGCGGGTGCCACGGATGATCGTCACCAGCGACGTGTCCTCCGGCCACTCCACGTCGCCCACCTGCGTGCCGGCCAGGGCCGACTCCTCGGGCAGGGTCAGTTCGACCAGGTTCGCGTCACCGTGGCTGAAACGGAGCAGGCGCACCAGGTCGCCGACGCTGACCGCCTCCTCGACCAGGGCGGACATCAGGCGCGGCGTCGAGACGGCCACGTCCACGCCCCAGGACTCGTTGAACAGCCACTCGTTCTTCGGGTTGTTCACCCGGGCGACGACCCGCGGGACGCCGTACTCCGTCTTCGCCAGCAGGGAGACGACCAGGTTGACCTTGTCGTCGCCGGTCGCGGCGATCGCGACGTTGCAGCGCTGGAGCGCCGCCTCGTCCAGGGACGTGATCTCGCAGGCGTCGGCGAGCAGCCACTCCGCCTGCGGCACCCGCTCGACCGAGATGGCGGTCGGCGCCTTGTCGATGAGCAGGACCTCGTGGCCGTTCTCCAGCAGTTCGCCCGCGATCGAGCGGCCCACCGCACCGGCACCGGCAATGGCGACCCTCATCAGTGACCGCCCTCCTCTTCGGGACCCTTGGCGAACGCCGCCTCGACCTTGTCGACCTCGTCGGCGCGCATCATCACGTGCACCAGATCGCCTTCCTGCAACACCGTCTGCGAGGTGGGCAGGATCGCCTCACCCAGCCGGGTCAGGAACGCCACGCGCACCCCGGTCTCCTCCTGAAGGCGGCTGATCCGCTGGCCCACCCAGGACGTCGACGTGTGCACCTCGGCCAGCTGCACCCCACCGGTGGGATCGCGCCACAGCGGCTCCGCCCCCGAGGGCAGCAGCCGGCGCAGCATCTGGTCGGCCGTCCACCGGACGGTCGCCACGGTCGGGATGCCCAGGCGCTGGTAGACCTCGGCCCGCCGGGGGTCGTAGATCCGGGCCGCGACGTTCTCGATGCCGAACATCTCGCGGGCCACGCGCGCGGCGATGATGTTCGAGTTGTCACCGCTGGAGACGGCGGCGAACGCGCCGGCCTCCTCGATGCCCGCCTCGCGC carries:
- a CDS encoding PaaI family thioesterase, with amino-acid sequence MSRTSAAVEPPADAVRPVRHPDAPAPGELLGAHYGQCFGCGGEQPHGLHLQTRAGEGVRVTAEFTVRPAHQGAPGLAHGGVLATALDETLGSLNWLLRTIAVTGRLETDFVRPVPVDTVLYLEAEVTAVAGRKIYSTATGRIGGPDGPVAVRAEALFVEVKVDHFIENGRPEEIRAAMDDPDQARRARAFEVNP
- the dut gene encoding dUTP diphosphatase; its protein translation is MSRDPLNVLIRRVDPDVPLPAYAHPGDAGADLRTTESRVLEPGERAVLPTGVSVALPEGYAAFVHPRSGLAARCGVALVNAPGTVDAGYRGEIKVIVVNLDPRESVRFERFDRIAQLVVQQVEKVRFQEVAELPDSARAEGGFGSTGGHASVDDGGGTSGHAAAGGATGGNRYASVVSDREGQ
- a CDS encoding DUF3710 domain-containing protein; its protein translation is MFGRRKKKGAAEDAAGEAEQVVDSVDTEADEEEGTRERVRLEPEPRPDGPWDSSEVRDPAEGRVDLGGLFVPGVDGMELRVEVAGDAIVAATVVLRDSAIQLQAFAAPKREGIWGEVREEIGSGITQQGGIIDEVEGPLGWELRAQVPVQLPDGTGGFQVVRFVGVDGPRWFLRGVISGQGAVQPQAAGLLEQIFRDTVVVRGDGPMAPRDPIVLKLPNDAQMVPENVQQQEEGSRFGGGMGQLQRGPEITEVR
- a CDS encoding alginate lyase family protein → MFTYENGAAVRRTAFLVIVTALVLGVLAPSADRRAEAAPAAFVHPGVTVSRSQLDFARTKVDAGAQPWKGAFDRMLASRYADLNRPPRPRATVECGSYSNPDNGCTDEREDALAAYADALAWYVTRDERYARKAIELMDAWSAVIKDHTNSNAPLQTGWAGSSWPRAAEIIRYTYPGSWANSGRFATMLRNVYLPEVVNGSHSNGNWELSMMEAAVGISVFLEDKASYDKAMAKFRTRTAAFVYLASDGELPKTVPSQNLDTRDKVVRYWQGQSTFVTGLTQETCRDLTHTGYGISAISHVAETGRIQGQDLYGTDVGERLRQALGFQARYELGAAVPSWLCGGSLHLGLGPVTEVGHNALSHRLGMPMTNNRALTERNRPAGSNNLFVAWETLTHGGNPN
- a CDS encoding response regulator; translation: MLSPTGATPRTPTRVLVVDDEPQIVRALVINLRARAYEVDAAYDGATALGLAAARHPDVVVLDLGLPDMDGVEVIRGLRGWTRVPILVLSARHSSDEKVEALDAGADDYVTKPFGMDELLARLRAAVRRAEPTGGGEDEGLVETDEFTVDLAAKKVRRHGKDVRLTPTEWHLLEVLVRNTGRLVSQKQLLREVWGPSYGTETNYLRVYMAQLRRKLEADPSHPAHFVTEPGMGYRFER
- a CDS encoding OB-fold nucleic acid binding domain-containing protein, with the translated sequence MSAVPRSEKPAGRFRRMLGRLSSSQEDLESEELREDSATAGCTRIGDCHDRQVVTVAGTLRTVTLRPRAGVPALEAELFDGSAALDVVWLGRRSIVGIEPGRKLIASGRISMSRGRRVLFNPKYELRPLGRE
- a CDS encoding DUF3159 domain-containing protein, with the translated sequence MTSLDKPTQDAQQDARAVTEAALFEAFGGVRGMVETVLPGLLFVTIYTINKDLHLSAIAALGVSLLLVVVRLVTRDTVKHAFSGVFGVAFGVVFAMMTGNAKDFYLPGMLYTLGLGLAYIITTLCGVPLIGLILGPVFKENLSWRTRNPGRKKAYAKASYAWGAILLAKCAILFPLYWWADTTQLGWVLVALKIPPFLLAVWLTWVFLAKAPAPIDVFAEMEAEEKAEEERKAAAAAEREDATGGRHRREA
- a CDS encoding TrkA family potassium uptake protein — protein: MRVAIAGAGAVGRSIAGELLENGHEVLLIDKAPTAISVERVPQAEWLLADACEITSLDEAALQRCNVAIAATGDDKVNLVVSLLAKTEYGVPRVVARVNNPKNEWLFNESWGVDVAVSTPRLMSALVEEAVSVGDLVRLLRFSHGDANLVELTLPEESALAGTQVGDVEWPEDTSLVTIIRGTRVLTPTRDDSLEAGDELLFVAAQAREEQLEDLLSVRREEAPG
- a CDS encoding TrkA family potassium uptake protein codes for the protein MHIVIMGCGRVGSALAQTLEQQGHTVAVVDQDPTAFRRLGSGFGGRRVTGVGFDQDTLREAGIEEAGAFAAVSSGDNSNIIAARVAREMFGIENVAARIYDPRRAEVYQRLGIPTVATVRWTADQMLRRLLPSGAEPLWRDPTGGVQLAEVHTSTSWVGQRISRLQEETGVRVAFLTRLGEAILPTSQTVLQEGDLVHVMMRADEVDKVEAAFAKGPEEEGGH